In one Corallococcus sp. EGB genomic region, the following are encoded:
- the cglE gene encoding adventurous gliding motility protein CglE, with the protein MRKSLLLAALALATPALGATPPEGVPFEPRRGFYTETDVGVFFTVGGANSYSNAQSYLQLGIGYDLTERISLGAHFGLGSSAQNCFAGYLPDSNVCALSDNFTVAFGDLTAAYHVPLAHRFYLTPKVVAGYTRLEPRPVDPDKGDPGQSINAFNAGLGVGIEYATSLDHFSVGADLLGRYIVGPNIMSFAVFPRVKYTF; encoded by the coding sequence GTGAGGAAGTCGCTGCTGTTGGCCGCGCTCGCGCTGGCGACGCCGGCCCTGGGGGCCACGCCACCGGAGGGCGTGCCGTTCGAGCCGCGCCGGGGGTTCTACACCGAGACCGACGTCGGGGTCTTCTTCACGGTGGGCGGCGCGAACTCCTACTCCAACGCGCAGTCGTACCTGCAGCTGGGCATCGGGTATGACCTGACGGAGCGCATCTCGCTGGGGGCCCACTTCGGCCTGGGCTCCTCCGCGCAGAACTGCTTCGCGGGCTACCTGCCGGACTCCAACGTCTGCGCGCTCTCGGACAACTTCACCGTGGCCTTTGGCGACCTCACGGCCGCGTACCACGTGCCGCTGGCCCACCGCTTCTACCTGACGCCCAAGGTGGTTGCGGGCTACACGCGGTTGGAGCCGCGGCCGGTGGATCCGGACAAGGGGGATCCGGGCCAGTCCATCAACGCCTTCAACGCCGGCCTGGGCGTGGGCATCGAGTACGCGACGTCCCTCGACCACTTCTCCGTGGGCGCGGACCTGCTCGGCCGCTACATCGTCGGGCCCAACATCATGTCGTTCGCGGTGTTCCCGCGCGTGAAGTACACATTCTAG
- a CDS encoding helix-turn-helix domain-containing protein, with amino-acid sequence MESNAGKPRGLLYPRPDSRHFEHVRVLPSEDLRPWVEHFWAVRWDLRGQPPALPQTLPHPSVHWAFQDGTSRVGGVNPGRFCITLEGLGGVFSIKFRPGGFFPFVGTPMSALTRRTVSPGPLLGPEALALEAAILATDVTRDADRERIALAEGFLRARRPRADPNVALVQGLVARILEDRAVTKVEDLLTPGGPSLRTLQRLFSRYVGVNPKWVIQRYRLHEAAERLCESPPPELARLALELGYFDQAHFIRDFRRIVGRTPAGYARQAAR; translated from the coding sequence ATGGAGTCGAACGCGGGCAAGCCTCGGGGCCTGTTGTACCCCCGTCCGGACTCCCGGCACTTCGAGCACGTGCGCGTCCTGCCCTCGGAGGATCTGCGCCCGTGGGTCGAGCACTTCTGGGCCGTGCGATGGGACCTGCGCGGGCAGCCGCCGGCGCTTCCGCAGACGCTGCCGCATCCCTCCGTGCACTGGGCCTTCCAGGACGGCACGTCGCGCGTGGGGGGCGTGAACCCGGGCCGCTTCTGCATCACGCTGGAGGGCCTGGGCGGCGTGTTCAGCATCAAGTTCCGCCCCGGTGGCTTCTTCCCCTTCGTGGGCACGCCCATGTCCGCCCTCACGCGGCGCACCGTCTCACCGGGCCCGCTGCTGGGCCCGGAGGCGCTGGCGTTGGAGGCGGCCATCCTCGCCACCGACGTCACGCGCGACGCGGACCGTGAGCGCATCGCCCTGGCGGAAGGCTTCCTGCGGGCTCGCAGGCCTCGGGCGGATCCGAACGTGGCGCTCGTGCAGGGGCTCGTCGCGCGCATCCTGGAGGACCGCGCCGTGACGAAGGTGGAGGACCTGCTCACGCCTGGAGGCCCCAGCCTGCGCACGCTCCAGCGGTTGTTCAGCCGCTACGTGGGCGTGAACCCCAAGTGGGTCATCCAGCGCTACCGCCTGCACGAGGCGGCGGAGCGGCTGTGCGAGTCACCACCCCCGGAGCTGGCCCGGCTGGCGCTGGAGCTGGGCTACTTCGACCAGGCCCACTTCATCCGCGACTTCCGGCGCATCGTGGGCCGCACGCCCGCCGGATACGCCCGGCAGGCGGCACGCTAG
- the typA gene encoding translational GTPase TypA, whose product MISRENIRNVAIVAHVDHGKTTLVDHLLRQAGTFRSNEHVAERVMDSNDLEREKGITILAKNTAVSYKGKQINIIDTPGHADFGGEVERGLRLVDGVILLVDAAEGPLPQTRFVLSKALAMGLKTVLVINKIDRQDARAKDVLDLVYSLYIDLGANEEQLEMPVLYTIARQGQASTSLEVPGKSLEPLYDAIINHIPPPPAPPAEQTTLQLLVANLDYDDYVGRLAVGRVQAGRITPNMPVSVVREGGKVQQGKVVKLFGFSGLKRTEIPDAGPGEIVSIAGIEEISIGDTIADFEKPVALPRITVDEPTMMMIFKVNDGPLAGKEGKYVTSRNLRERLYREAYRNVAVRVEDTATPDAFRVVGRGELALAVIIENMRREGYELTASNPEPITKVVDGQTHEPMELLFCDVPENSVGVVTERLGPRKGRMTDMQQLGSGRTRLQFRIPARGLIGFRSEFLTITRGEGIMSSQFDGFEPWFGHIPKRANGAMVSDRLGDTVPYALFSIQERGQLFIGAGVTVYEGMIIGEHAHPSELNVNCCREKKLTNIRAAGRDENVILVPPKEMSLEKALEWIADDELVEVTPKSVRMRKKALAVGERYRAERDRKREERAEAE is encoded by the coding sequence ATGATCTCTCGCGAAAACATCCGCAACGTCGCCATTGTCGCCCACGTCGACCACGGCAAGACCACCCTCGTCGACCACCTGCTCCGCCAGGCGGGAACCTTCCGCTCAAACGAGCACGTCGCTGAACGGGTGATGGACTCGAACGACCTCGAGCGCGAGAAGGGAATCACCATCCTCGCGAAGAACACCGCTGTCTCCTACAAGGGGAAGCAGATCAACATCATCGACACCCCGGGCCACGCCGACTTCGGTGGCGAGGTGGAGCGCGGTCTGCGCCTGGTCGATGGCGTCATCCTGCTGGTGGACGCGGCCGAAGGTCCCCTGCCCCAGACGCGCTTCGTGCTCAGCAAGGCGCTGGCCATGGGCCTGAAGACGGTGCTGGTCATCAACAAGATCGACCGCCAGGACGCCCGGGCCAAGGACGTGCTGGACCTCGTGTACTCGCTCTACATCGACCTGGGGGCGAACGAGGAGCAGCTGGAGATGCCGGTCCTCTACACCATCGCGCGCCAGGGCCAGGCCTCCACGTCGCTCGAGGTGCCGGGCAAGTCGCTGGAGCCGCTGTACGACGCCATCATCAACCACATCCCGCCCCCGCCCGCGCCGCCGGCCGAGCAGACGACGCTGCAGCTGCTCGTCGCCAACCTGGACTACGACGACTACGTGGGCCGCCTGGCGGTGGGCCGCGTGCAGGCGGGCCGCATCACCCCGAACATGCCCGTGTCCGTCGTCCGCGAGGGCGGCAAGGTGCAGCAGGGCAAGGTGGTGAAGCTGTTCGGCTTCTCCGGCCTGAAGCGCACGGAGATCCCGGACGCGGGCCCCGGGGAGATCGTCTCCATCGCGGGCATCGAAGAGATCTCCATCGGCGACACCATCGCGGACTTCGAGAAGCCCGTGGCGCTGCCGCGCATCACCGTGGACGAGCCCACGATGATGATGATCTTCAAGGTCAACGACGGGCCGCTGGCGGGCAAGGAGGGCAAGTACGTCACCTCCCGCAACCTGCGCGAGCGCCTGTACCGCGAGGCCTACCGCAACGTGGCCGTGCGCGTGGAGGACACCGCGACGCCGGACGCGTTCCGCGTGGTGGGCCGTGGCGAACTGGCGCTGGCGGTCATCATCGAGAACATGCGCCGCGAGGGCTACGAGCTCACCGCCTCCAACCCGGAGCCCATCACCAAGGTGGTGGACGGGCAGACGCACGAGCCCATGGAGCTGCTCTTCTGCGACGTGCCGGAGAACAGCGTGGGCGTCGTGACGGAGCGCCTGGGGCCCCGCAAGGGCCGTATGACGGACATGCAGCAGCTGGGCTCGGGCCGCACCCGCCTCCAGTTCCGCATCCCCGCGCGCGGCCTCATCGGGTTCCGCTCGGAGTTCCTCACCATCACCCGCGGTGAGGGCATCATGAGCAGCCAGTTCGACGGCTTCGAGCCGTGGTTCGGCCACATCCCGAAGCGCGCCAACGGCGCCATGGTCTCCGACCGCCTGGGCGACACGGTGCCCTACGCGCTCTTCAGCATCCAGGAGCGCGGCCAGCTCTTCATCGGCGCGGGCGTCACCGTGTACGAGGGCATGATCATCGGCGAGCACGCGCACCCGTCCGAGCTCAACGTCAACTGCTGCCGCGAGAAGAAGCTCACCAACATCCGCGCCGCGGGCCGCGACGAGAACGTCATCCTCGTGCCGCCCAAGGAGATGAGCCTGGAGAAGGCCCTGGAGTGGATCGCCGACGACGAGCTCGTCGAGGTGACGCCCAAGTCCGTGCGCATGCGCAAGAAGGCGCTGGCCGTGGGCGAGCGCTACCGCGCCGAGCGCGACCGCAAGCGCGAGGAGCGCGCCGAGGCGGAGTAG